The following are encoded in a window of Methanobrevibacter ruminantium M1 genomic DNA:
- a CDS encoding NUDIX hydrolase: protein MTNRKDWGLTVRGIVQQEDKILILRRHPKSRNNPNKYELPGGKVDPGEFFDEALIREFKEETNLDVNIVSLFETVQDEFISRRTNQPISTVQLMMNLEIMGGEVEISSEHDDFKWVSIEELKELYKNDMVTPTLRLTLEKRDFKI, encoded by the coding sequence ATGACAAATAGAAAAGACTGGGGATTGACAGTAAGAGGGATAGTTCAACAGGAAGATAAGATATTAATCCTTAGAAGACATCCCAAGTCAAGAAACAATCCTAATAAATACGAGCTTCCAGGAGGAAAAGTGGATCCCGGAGAATTCTTTGATGAAGCATTGATTAGGGAATTCAAGGAAGAAACCAATCTTGATGTAAATATAGTGAGCTTATTTGAGACAGTACAAGATGAATTCATAAGTAGAAGAACCAATCAGCCGATAAGCACTGTTCAGTTAATGATGAATCTTGAGATAATGGGCGGAGAAGTGGAAATAAGTTCAGAGCATGATGATTTTAAGTGGGTGAGCATAGAAGAGTTGAAGGAGCTTTATAAAAATGATATGGTTACACCTACATTAAGATTGACTTTAGAAAAAAGAGATTTTAAGATTTAA
- a CDS encoding DUF6434 domain-containing protein — protein sequence MKTKNTKTRPQLTKDLKSEDFMEYYFLKEELKEFCRREGLKIGGSKNQLEERIIYYLDTGKSLDESVKDGNKTKNHKSVKDDNKTKNCNHKISNSDSQEITLDSILGENFRCSEDKREFFEREIGKGFKFKVKFQRWLKANPDKTYQDAINAYYELQNSNEKTKIDRQFQYNQYIRDFFEDNEGRSLDDAIKCWKYKKSLKGHNRYEDSDLKILKS from the coding sequence ATGAAAACTAAAAACACCAAAACAAGACCACAATTAACAAAAGACCTGAAAAGTGAAGACTTCATGGAATACTATTTTTTAAAGGAAGAGTTAAAGGAATTCTGTAGAAGAGAAGGATTGAAGATTGGCGGTAGTAAAAATCAGTTAGAGGAAAGAATCATTTACTATCTGGATACTGGCAAATCATTAGATGAATCTGTCAAAGATGGAAATAAAACCAAAAATCACAAATCTGTCAAAGATGATAATAAAACTAAAAATTGCAATCATAAAATCAGTAATTCTGATTCTCAAGAAATCACATTGGATTCCATTTTAGGTGAGAACTTCAGATGCAGTGAAGATAAACGGGAATTCTTTGAAAGGGAAATAGGAAAAGGATTTAAATTCAAGGTAAAATTCCAAAGATGGCTGAAGGCAAATCCTGATAAAACATATCAGGATGCAATCAATGCCTACTATGAATTGCAGAACTCCAACGAGAAAACCAAAATAGACAGGCAATTCCAATACAACCAATACATACGGGATTTCTTTGAAGACAATGAGGGCAGATCCCTGGATGATGCAATTAAATGTTGGAAATACAAGAAAAGTCTTAAAGGCCATAACCGGTATGAAGACTCTGATTTGAAAATATTGAAATCATAA
- a CDS encoding Ig-like domain repeat protein, producing the protein MNFKTKGSLILISLLFILIIGIGMASASEDINTDIDTDYQSDSIDVSDVSLNDEQIASEDSLPNYEIANKSKDKLYDEGEEEEGGITNDDDDENYRIDGIYADYTITPSENGTIFVEGERIQIIFNFTDQDYEPVSGDWFINFYGESTDVDIYHPFEATGLTDYVVPIYLPPGDYVIFFYEGVVFDDFGGIEDEGTQLDVTFEDAEGNQLDNPEFSIRTNYNKKVYANLTIDYSVAELENLVEGDDITAKISLMDEFNNKMTEKVNLEIYRNGENYDSKKVNVVEGQNNNIIFENLQEGNYSLEVASIDSVPKYTNIITKAVNFTVKSNYDPDNYQIILNPEDEKKLVGDSYEMGVKLLNPSEEAEEGSIDLYLNGNFVKTLELNYDEDGYSHHIVEGLQLGPNNATFLYQIRDGVNVSESVNLIRYETESIIDLESSDIIIGDDAKIKASLSYLDGIVKKPINENFKLYIKNYVEDEDEVEFVYDEEFTIKGSETITLSDLEEGTYYISAVYNGKNYKYLATEEESTLEVFPKETRVDAVARTYSTEENVIVGIELADLSGKAIKGTVNVVLDNKTSYQVNTTDDIQHPVELDLGKLGYGLHNIELNYTGDDSEGWLPSYNNAEFLVIYPSFMSIEDGDVTSGSDLTVNISLTGPDDEGINGIITVRIYDNTGKYLINGDFNTTNGVKSIELKNITKDYIIYGRYYGLDTSKIEIGPSNHYLSSEAYGFIRIAEGKSEKTEYDLELTKVNDNTVIASLKDSDSKPVANAELTVKVNGVESKAKTDNNGMANISFSGNSSIKVSYTDANNTTAKASMEIIIINNVTEKIVNQTVEVPVEIEKIVYVNQTVEVPVEVEKIVYVIPNRTDTAFEYENMVTTAVASADGRTGEYFNVRLIDATGKPLAYKPIKIGFNGVVYDRTTDADGRAKLQINLGYKGDYTFAIGFLGDDNYTGAFEVAKITVKLQKPQLSTASKTYKASAKTKTLTATFKSEHGNTVSGKKISFTVNGKTYSGTTNSKGIASVNVSLSKKGTYSFTVKWAGNDQFASVTKSGKLTIK; encoded by the coding sequence ATGAATTTTAAAACAAAAGGAAGCTTGATTCTTATTTCATTACTTTTCATTTTAATAATAGGTATTGGAATGGCATCAGCATCCGAAGATATAAATACAGATATAGACACGGATTATCAATCTGATAGCATTGATGTGTCTGATGTAAGTTTAAATGATGAACAGATAGCATCTGAGGATAGTTTGCCTAACTATGAAATTGCAAATAAATCCAAGGACAAACTATATGATGAAGGAGAAGAAGAGGAAGGCGGCATAACAAATGACGATGATGATGAAAATTATAGAATTGATGGAATCTATGCAGATTATACAATTACACCGTCTGAAAATGGAACTATCTTTGTTGAAGGAGAAAGAATACAAATAATATTTAATTTTACAGATCAAGACTATGAGCCTGTTTCCGGAGACTGGTTTATTAATTTTTATGGTGAAAGTACAGATGTCGACATATATCATCCATTTGAAGCAACCGGGCTCACCGACTATGTCGTTCCAATTTATTTGCCTCCAGGAGACTATGTCATATTCTTTTATGAAGGCGTGGTTTTTGATGATTTTGGTGGAATAGAAGATGAAGGAACTCAATTAGATGTAACTTTTGAAGATGCAGAAGGAAACCAATTAGATAATCCGGAATTCTCTATCAGAACCAACTACAACAAAAAGGTATATGCAAATCTTACCATAGACTACAGTGTAGCAGAACTTGAAAATCTAGTGGAAGGAGACGATATAACTGCAAAAATAAGCTTAATGGATGAATTCAATAACAAAATGACTGAAAAGGTTAACCTAGAGATTTACAGGAATGGAGAAAACTATGATTCTAAAAAGGTAAACGTTGTAGAGGGCCAAAATAACAACATCATCTTTGAAAACCTTCAGGAAGGAAACTATTCATTGGAAGTTGCAAGCATTGACAGCGTTCCAAAATACACTAACATCATAACAAAAGCAGTCAACTTCACAGTCAAAAGCAACTATGACCCAGACAACTACCAAATCATCCTCAATCCAGAAGATGAGAAAAAACTTGTAGGAGACTCATATGAAATGGGTGTAAAACTACTAAATCCATCTGAAGAAGCAGAAGAAGGAAGCATTGACTTATACCTAAATGGAAACTTTGTAAAAACATTAGAACTTAACTATGATGAAGATGGTTACTCCCACCACATTGTAGAAGGCCTTCAGCTTGGCCCTAACAATGCCACATTCCTATACCAAATCAGAGATGGAGTAAACGTAAGCGAATCAGTAAACCTAATCAGATACGAAACCGAGTCCATCATAGACCTTGAAAGCTCAGATATCATTATCGGTGACGATGCAAAGATCAAGGCCAGCCTAAGTTACCTTGACGGAATCGTCAAAAAGCCAATCAACGAAAACTTCAAGCTTTATATCAAAAACTACGTTGAGGATGAAGATGAGGTCGAATTTGTCTATGATGAAGAGTTTACCATAAAAGGAAGCGAAACAATAACTCTTAGCGACCTAGAGGAAGGAACATACTACATTTCAGCTGTATACAATGGTAAAAACTACAAATACCTAGCAACTGAAGAAGAAAGCACCCTTGAAGTATTCCCTAAGGAAACAAGAGTTGACGCTGTCGCAAGAACCTATTCAACTGAAGAGAATGTTATTGTAGGCATAGAATTAGCTGACCTATCTGGAAAAGCCATAAAAGGCACTGTAAATGTTGTCCTTGACAACAAGACAAGTTACCAAGTAAACACTACCGATGACATCCAACATCCTGTGGAATTGGACCTTGGAAAGTTAGGCTATGGCCTCCACAATATTGAACTAAACTACACAGGAGACGATAGCGAAGGATGGCTTCCAAGCTACAACAATGCAGAATTCCTAGTAATCTATCCAAGCTTCATGAGCATTGAAGATGGAGACGTCACCTCCGGAAGCGACCTGACTGTCAACATAAGCTTGACAGGCCCTGATGATGAAGGAATAAACGGAATCATTACAGTTCGCATTTACGACAATACCGGAAAATATCTAATAAATGGAGACTTCAACACAACAAATGGAGTAAAAAGCATTGAACTCAAAAACATCACTAAGGATTATATCATCTATGGACGCTACTATGGATTGGATACAAGCAAAATAGAAATAGGACCTAGCAATCATTATTTAAGCAGCGAAGCTTATGGATTCATTAGAATAGCTGAAGGGAAAAGCGAAAAAACCGAATATGACCTTGAATTGACCAAGGTAAATGACAACACAGTAATTGCAAGCCTTAAGGACTCCGATTCAAAGCCTGTTGCAAATGCAGAGCTAACAGTAAAAGTGAATGGAGTAGAATCCAAAGCAAAAACAGACAATAATGGAATGGCCAACATTAGCTTCAGCGGAAATTCATCAATCAAGGTAAGCTATACTGATGCAAATAACACAACTGCAAAGGCATCTATGGAAATAATTATCATAAACAATGTTACTGAAAAGATTGTAAACCAAACAGTAGAGGTTCCGGTTGAAATAGAGAAGATTGTCTATGTAAACCAAACCGTGGAAGTCCCTGTTGAGGTTGAAAAAATTGTATATGTCATTCCAAACAGAACAGACACTGCATTCGAATACGAAAACATGGTTACAACTGCAGTGGCATCTGCAGATGGCAGAACAGGAGAATACTTCAATGTCAGACTAATAGACGCAACCGGTAAGCCATTAGCCTACAAGCCTATTAAAATAGGATTCAATGGAGTCGTATACGACCGTACAACCGATGCAGACGGAAGAGCAAAACTTCAAATAAACCTCGGTTATAAGGGAGATTACACCTTTGCAATAGGATTCCTTGGAGATGACAATTACACTGGAGCATTTGAAGTAGCTAAGATAACTGTAAAACTTCAAAAGCCACAGTTAAGCACTGCAAGCAAAACATATAAGGCAAGTGCAAAGACAAAGACATTGACTGCCACCTTCAAGAGCGAACATGGAAATACAGTAAGTGGCAAAAAGATAAGCTTTACAGTAAACGGAAAGACATACAGCGGAACTACCAATTCAAAAGGTATAGCCAGCGTAAATGTAAGCCTATCCAAGAAAGGAACTTATAGCTTTACTGTAAAATGGGCAGGTAATGATCAATTTGCATCTGTAACAAAGAGTGGAAAATTGACCATTAAATAA
- the lysA gene encoding diaminopimelate decarboxylase: MDLNIKTNDKGHLDIGGADACELVEEYGTPIYVIDEERVRDNYNRFYNAFTKFYPKFKVFYACKANTNIAVLKILEEEGCCIDAVSPGEVYICKKMGFSGDRILFTGNNIRNDEMDYVNSEDVILNIDSVSALKRLAESIDPQGKKISFRVNPMVGAGHHGHCITGGEMSKFGIMETEAVEIYKLAKELGFEPVGMHSHIGSGILDPEPFKLAIESTMNIAGKVHQEAGIDFEFIDFGGGVGIPYTPEEELLDLEHFAEENIKLFKEKLEEFDMGEPILYLEPGRYIVGDASVILVEVNSVKESYRKFIGVDAGFNTLLRPAMYDSYHHIVVANKMNEEPTQTVDVAGNVCESGDLFARDRPLPDIEEGDILGILNAGAYGYTMASNYNSRPLPAEILVKNGESFVIREAQTFDDIFEKQSIPEHLK; encoded by the coding sequence ATGGATTTAAACATAAAGACAAACGACAAAGGCCATTTAGATATTGGCGGTGCTGATGCTTGTGAACTTGTAGAAGAGTATGGCACTCCTATCTATGTAATAGACGAAGAAAGAGTTAGAGACAACTACAACAGATTTTATAATGCTTTTACTAAATTTTATCCTAAATTTAAAGTATTCTATGCATGCAAAGCAAATACAAACATTGCAGTGCTCAAAATCCTCGAAGAGGAAGGATGCTGTATCGATGCAGTTTCCCCTGGAGAAGTCTATATCTGTAAAAAGATGGGATTTTCCGGAGACAGGATACTCTTTACAGGAAACAACATTAGAAACGATGAGATGGACTATGTAAACAGCGAAGACGTTATCCTAAACATCGATTCCGTCTCTGCCCTTAAAAGGTTAGCTGAAAGCATCGATCCACAAGGTAAAAAGATCTCTTTCAGAGTAAACCCTATGGTAGGTGCAGGCCACCACGGTCATTGTATCACTGGTGGGGAAATGAGTAAATTCGGTATTATGGAAACCGAAGCTGTAGAGATTTACAAATTAGCTAAGGAATTAGGATTCGAGCCTGTAGGTATGCACTCTCACATCGGTTCAGGCATTCTTGACCCGGAACCATTCAAATTAGCTATAGAATCTACAATGAACATTGCAGGTAAGGTCCACCAAGAAGCTGGAATTGACTTTGAGTTTATTGACTTCGGTGGAGGAGTCGGTATTCCTTACACTCCAGAAGAAGAGCTTTTAGACTTAGAGCACTTTGCAGAGGAAAATATAAAATTATTCAAAGAAAAATTAGAAGAGTTTGACATGGGAGAACCTATTTTATACCTTGAACCTGGAAGATACATTGTAGGTGACGCTTCTGTAATACTTGTTGAAGTAAACAGCGTAAAGGAAAGTTATAGAAAATTCATCGGAGTCGATGCAGGATTCAACACTCTTCTTAGACCTGCCATGTATGATTCCTACCATCACATTGTAGTTGCAAACAAGATGAATGAAGAGCCTACCCAAACTGTAGACGTTGCTGGTAATGTCTGTGAATCAGGAGACCTCTTTGCAAGGGACAGACCACTTCCAGATATTGAGGAAGGTGACATATTAGGAATATTGAATGCTGGCGCATACGGTTATACCATGGCTTCCAACTACAATTCAAGACCGCTTCCAGCAGAGATCCTTGTTAAAAACGGAGAATCCTTTGTTATTCGTGAAGCACAGACCTTTGATGACATATTTGAAAAGCAATCCATTCCAGAACACTTGAAATAG
- a CDS encoding 4Fe-4S double cluster binding domain-containing protein encodes MNLEERNSREIEEFFKSKGVKVVGFASLENIRNVPKEYPNSILIGIPIEKEALKTIYTNDQSLYVESMKEVAQKLNDIILEGEDYIKNTMNYNALAISRERVAGELKDLASKIPHKTTGTRSGLGWIGRCALLISPEYGAALRLSTLLTDMPIKVGTPIDDSLCEDCTDCQDACPVDAINEVKWNSRREREEYFDAEKCFEFIKKEMKRTNGKSLCAKCGLACPYTKEYLGIETDRNLIKEI; translated from the coding sequence ATGAATTTGGAAGAGAGAAATTCAAGGGAAATAGAGGAGTTCTTCAAATCAAAAGGAGTGAAAGTGGTAGGTTTTGCTAGTCTTGAAAACATTAGAAATGTTCCTAAGGAGTATCCAAACAGCATTTTAATAGGGATTCCAATTGAAAAGGAAGCATTGAAAACCATCTATACCAATGACCAATCATTGTATGTTGAATCCATGAAGGAAGTGGCTCAAAAACTGAATGACATTATCCTTGAAGGTGAGGATTACATCAAAAACACCATGAATTACAATGCCTTGGCCATTTCAAGAGAAAGGGTGGCGGGGGAATTGAAAGACCTTGCCAGCAAGATTCCCCATAAGACAACCGGAACAAGATCTGGACTTGGATGGATAGGAAGATGTGCATTGCTCATCAGTCCGGAATATGGTGCCGCACTTAGACTCTCTACATTGCTTACAGACATGCCCATTAAAGTGGGAACACCTATAGATGACTCCTTATGTGAAGATTGCACAGACTGCCAGGATGCATGTCCTGTAGATGCGATAAATGAAGTGAAATGGAACTCAAGGCGAGAAAGGGAAGAGTACTTCGATGCGGAAAAGTGCTTTGAGTTCATAAAGAAGGAAATGAAAAGAACAAACGGCAAGAGCTTATGCGCCAAATGTGGTCTGGCTTGCCCTTACACTAAAGAATACTTAGGAATAGAAACCGACAGGAATCTAATTAAGGAAATATGA
- a CDS encoding HemK2/MTQ2 family protein methyltransferase, producing MGKFEIETDDLVYIPSDDTFLLAENLEIKEGQSVLEIGTGSGLVSMYASLLTDDVTATDINYNALELAEKNFKLNDINTIRLEFGDLFEPVKNEKFDVILFNTPYLPTDTDDIIDDDLNYAFDGGIDGRKVIDRFINEVSHYLNDGGIVQIIQSSLSNNDKTLDMFDRNGFIAEIAKSESFFFEEIVLINAYKI from the coding sequence ATGGGGAAATTTGAAATAGAAACAGATGATTTAGTATACATCCCTTCAGATGACACTTTTCTATTAGCTGAAAACCTTGAGATAAAGGAAGGCCAAAGTGTCCTTGAAATAGGAACAGGATCAGGGCTTGTCTCTATGTATGCAAGTCTACTAACAGATGATGTAACAGCAACAGACATCAACTACAATGCCCTTGAGCTTGCTGAGAAGAACTTCAAGCTAAACGATATCAACACAATAAGGCTTGAGTTCGGAGACCTATTTGAGCCTGTAAAAAATGAGAAGTTTGATGTAATTCTATTTAATACCCCATATCTGCCTACCGATACTGATGACATTATTGATGATGATTTGAATTATGCATTTGACGGTGGAATAGATGGAAGAAAAGTCATAGATAGATTCATTAATGAAGTGTCACATTATTTAAATGATGGAGGAATTGTCCAGATAATTCAGTCCTCATTATCCAATAATGATAAGACATTGGATATGTTTGATAGGAATGGATTTATTGCAGAAATAGCTAAAAGCGAAAGCTTTTTCTTTGAAGAGATTGTTCTGATTAATGCCTATAAGATTTAA
- a CDS encoding DUF655 domain-containing protein has translation MDNPNIDNPAPKKEENVIILDYLKFGYINPERPTARGKPIAQALGVDKFTLIEVTPKQGIDLEIHEKVYIGSGKRDKINRVKGLLDYEKLTATSRIELEYAIKEIIQSKEEIYIKFFNEIDSLNIKMHKLELIPGIGKKHTQMILEERKKEPFKDFEDLKKRVPLLGDPVDMLAKRVSLELDTTQVKRGKKKYYMFTQVPSKHPSNKKRYRRGRNNRNRNNRNRKPNKNRNKKPNNKANNKATNKPKTE, from the coding sequence ATGGATAATCCAAACATTGATAATCCTGCTCCAAAGAAAGAAGAAAATGTGATTATATTAGATTATCTTAAATTTGGATATATAAATCCCGAAAGACCAACTGCTCGTGGAAAGCCAATTGCACAAGCTCTTGGCGTTGATAAATTCACATTAATCGAAGTCACACCAAAACAAGGAATTGATTTGGAAATTCATGAAAAAGTTTACATAGGTTCTGGAAAAAGAGACAAGATCAACCGAGTAAAGGGATTGCTTGATTATGAAAAGCTTACTGCTACAAGCAGAATCGAATTGGAATATGCAATTAAGGAAATCATCCAATCAAAAGAGGAGATTTACATTAAGTTCTTTAATGAAATAGATTCCTTAAACATCAAGATGCACAAGCTAGAGCTTATTCCAGGAATCGGCAAGAAACATACTCAAATGATTCTTGAAGAGCGTAAGAAAGAGCCTTTCAAAGACTTTGAAGACCTAAAGAAGAGAGTCCCTCTTCTTGGAGATCCTGTTGACATGCTTGCAAAAAGAGTAAGCCTTGAACTCGACACCACACAAGTGAAAAGAGGCAAGAAAAAATACTATATGTTTACTCAAGTTCCAAGCAAACATCCTTCCAATAAAAAGAGATATAGAAGAGGAAGAAACAACAGAAACAGGAACAACAGAAACAGAAAGCCAAATAAAAATAGGAATAAAAAACCTAATAATAAGGCTAATAATAAAGCAACTAATAAACCAAAAACAGAATGA
- a CDS encoding RNA polymerase Rpb4 family protein: protein MIGKKTLESEPIPAAKVKEILEEFSEKYELNYEQNLTLAHVTNLNKLSLEDAEKLIEELEAFMTHKQAIRVADLLPRDMADLRLIFAKERNAPSKEDMEQILEIIEKYEIYVEE, encoded by the coding sequence ATGATTGGGAAAAAAACATTAGAAAGTGAACCGATACCAGCAGCTAAAGTTAAAGAAATATTAGAAGAGTTTTCAGAAAAATATGAGCTCAACTATGAACAGAACTTGACCTTAGCTCATGTGACTAATCTAAATAAACTTTCCCTAGAAGATGCTGAAAAATTAATCGAAGAGCTTGAAGCATTCATGACCCATAAACAAGCAATCCGTGTAGCGGACTTGCTTCCAAGAGACATGGCAGACTTAAGATTAATTTTTGCAAAAGAAAGAAACGCTCCTTCTAAAGAAGATATGGAGCAAATTCTTGAAATTATTGAAAAATATGAAATTTATGTTGAGGAATAA
- a CDS encoding 50S ribosomal protein L21e → MQRSRGFKSRSRKKLTKKVRPGRANPITRRIQQFENGDMVHIIIDPSIQKGQPHSRFHGKTAKVVDKKGKAYILALKDGNKAKELIVTPEHLKLQE, encoded by the coding sequence ATGCAAAGATCCAGAGGATTTAAAAGTAGAAGTAGAAAAAAATTGACCAAGAAAGTTAGACCTGGTCGTGCTAATCCGATCACCAGAAGAATTCAGCAATTTGAAAACGGTGATATGGTACACATTATCATCGACCCAAGTATTCAAAAAGGCCAACCTCATTCCAGATTCCATGGAAAAACTGCTAAAGTAGTAGATAAAAAAGGTAAAGCTTACATACTTGCATTAAAAGATGGTAATAAAGCAAAAGAATTAATAGTTACTCCAGAACATTTAAAATTACAAGAGTAA
- the rsmA gene encoding 16S rRNA (adenine(1518)-N(6)/adenine(1519)-N(6))-dimethyltransferase RsmA: protein MKEEISLAKQTKRILQENDIKLNKNLGQNYLIDDFKRKKIINYANLTKEDTVLEIGPGIGTLTIELAKRAKKVIAIEQDETIFNILKKRLEKEKINNVELINGDAVKVDFPEFNKIVSNLPYQISSPISFKFLNHDFDLAILMYQKEFADRMNGKVGTKQYSRLSAMLYFKADVKFLTKVSPESFIPSPKVDSAVIQLKPKNIDSIRINDKEYEIDKETYKTYSKVVKALFQHRNKKARNALIDSRHIIGFKDKKELKSILNDLEDENPRIKEILLERTINLAPEEIMELTILLKDQL from the coding sequence TTGAAGGAAGAAATATCATTAGCAAAGCAAACCAAAAGGATACTTCAGGAAAATGATATTAAGTTAAACAAGAACCTTGGACAGAATTACCTTATCGACGACTTTAAAAGAAAGAAAATAATCAATTATGCAAATCTAACAAAGGAGGATACAGTCCTAGAGATTGGCCCCGGAATAGGAACTCTTACAATAGAGCTTGCTAAAAGAGCAAAAAAAGTAATTGCCATAGAGCAAGACGAGACTATTTTTAATATCCTTAAAAAACGTCTAGAAAAGGAAAAAATCAATAATGTTGAGCTTATAAACGGCGATGCAGTTAAAGTAGACTTTCCAGAGTTTAATAAGATAGTCTCAAACCTCCCTTATCAGATATCCTCACCTATCAGCTTCAAGTTCCTTAATCACGACTTTGACCTTGCTATACTCATGTATCAGAAGGAATTTGCAGACAGAATGAATGGAAAGGTGGGAACAAAGCAATATTCAAGACTTAGCGCAATGCTATACTTTAAGGCAGATGTCAAGTTCTTAACAAAGGTATCTCCAGAGTCATTCATTCCATCTCCAAAGGTAGATTCGGCGGTTATCCAACTTAAGCCAAAGAATATTGATTCAATAAGAATCAATGATAAGGAATATGAAATAGATAAAGAAACATATAAGACATATTCGAAAGTGGTTAAGGCATTGTTCCAACACAGAAACAAGAAGGCAAGAAATGCATTGATTGATTCCAGACATATAATTGGCTTTAAAGATAAAAAGGAATTAAAAAGCATTTTAAACGATTTGGAAGATGAAAATCCAAGAATAAAAGAAATACTATTAGAGCGAACCATTAATTTAGCTCCAGAAGAGATTATGGAACTAACTATACTCTTAAAAGACCAATTATAA
- the dapF gene encoding diaminopimelate epimerase, with the protein MVDLKGLKFSKMHGIGNDFPIIDESKGEQIKEADKPEACRQLCHRNFGVGGDGVLFVVPSDVADIGYRMFNPDGSEAEMCGNGIRCFGDFVYRNKIVEKETMTVETKSGIKTIEITVEDGEPVLFKVNMGKSTFKVPEIPMIADTDEFVDGDLDVIDTTFKATCVNVGNPHAILFVDNVDDIDIDKYGPAIECHEVFPEKINVHFVEVLSKNEGKMRTWERGAGVTLACGTGATSTALAGVKLGLFDKNVLLHLPGGDLEFEVYEEDGELGAFMKGPAALVFNAEIQ; encoded by the coding sequence ATGGTAGATTTAAAAGGTTTAAAATTCTCTAAAATGCATGGAATCGGTAATGATTTCCCTATAATTGATGAAAGTAAAGGAGAACAAATCAAAGAAGCAGATAAGCCAGAAGCATGCAGACAGTTATGTCATAGGAACTTTGGTGTAGGGGGAGACGGAGTATTGTTCGTTGTCCCATCAGACGTCGCTGACATTGGATACAGAATGTTCAATCCTGACGGATCTGAAGCTGAAATGTGCGGAAACGGCATTCGCTGCTTTGGAGACTTTGTCTACAGAAACAAGATTGTGGAAAAGGAAACAATGACTGTTGAAACCAAATCAGGTATCAAAACCATTGAGATAACTGTAGAGGACGGAGAGCCTGTTCTCTTTAAGGTAAATATGGGCAAATCCACATTCAAGGTCCCTGAAATTCCTATGATTGCTGATACAGATGAATTCGTTGATGGGGATTTGGATGTGATAGATACCACTTTCAAGGCAACTTGCGTAAATGTGGGAAACCCTCATGCCATTTTGTTTGTAGACAATGTAGATGATATTGATATTGACAAATACGGACCGGCCATTGAATGCCATGAAGTTTTCCCTGAAAAGATCAATGTTCATTTTGTTGAGGTTTTAAGCAAAAATGAAGGAAAAATGAGAACTTGGGAAAGAGGAGCTGGCGTTACCCTTGCATGTGGTACCGGTGCAACTTCAACAGCCCTTGCCGGTGTAAAATTAGGTCTTTTTGATAAGAATGTACTTCTCCACTTACCTGGAGGAGACCTTGAATTTGAGGTCTATGAGGAAGATGGTGAGCTTGGTGCATTTATGAAAGGCCCTGCAGCATTAGTATTCAATGCTGAAATCCAATAG